A segment of the Malaclemys terrapin pileata isolate rMalTer1 chromosome 1, rMalTer1.hap1, whole genome shotgun sequence genome:
aattgtttgatgatagcCCATATGGGTTCTAGTGTGGGGTGATAGGTGACAACTCAGGGTGTGTGATTAGTAGGATTTTTCCCCCCCTGTATTAAAGCAGGTTCTCCCAGTGTATTCAGGTGGCatattccatgatgcaatctacttctctggtggagaaGGTGGTTTTAAATGTGTATTCCCTGTCTAAATTCCCTTATacatttccaccacaacttcaaacTATCACCCAGCCAtcactctctctagaacactcccacaccagcatcaacttcctagacaccacgatCAGCTTCAATGATGGAACCCAACAGATTACTATATACAAGAGACCCATGGACCACCACACTTAAATCCTCCAGACAcaacaagaaatctgttatctacaggtACTCTGATACCATATAATAGACTCTGAAAAGAAAATCGGGGATACACAGACTTAAAACCTCAACACTTAAAACCTCCTTCACGTGACATAGTCTGCACAAGTTTTGCAGGGATGTGTGCAATGTATTATGTCCCTGTTACAACACAACACCCTATAGACTCCTTGCTCATAGTTGTGATACTGGATATCACATTTTTACTAAATATTGTCAGGAACTGTGGGGACAGTATTTCAGATGATATGTTAAGACTGTGGTTTTAGCAAATCATAAATATGATTCAGATAATTATACCTCCCTGTGAGGAAGATGATCATTGTAATTTCAGGTAAGAAAATTACTAGGAGGCTTGTGTTCTTTGAAGTCAGATTGAGATAATGTGAATGAAGAAAATCTGTTTATGTCTGGCCCCAGGAATCAGGCTCTGTTCTGGCTGAATACTGGCCCCATCTTTCAGAAGTCTGGCTGTACAAATCCCATCccacacaagcagggccggctctaggcaccagccaaacaagcaggtgcttggggcagcacatttgcagggggcggcattctggccatcctttttaaaaaattttttaaactcacttcctcccctctcgcAACGCTGCAGaagctgtagttccttgcctagctcccctatagagccagccctggagcagggaaagaactacatttcccagcaatcccttggcagctatcaacaggaaagggagggggagggagtgaggtagctgagccatgctgcagcttgctgtgaatggagagctggctgctagaaCGGGGTGGCACTGTGAGTCGGGGACAAGTGTGCccagcccaaggagtagaaggctttgccccagatatccccttcagaagacttccccagactggattagggatactggtgtgacctcaccttgcagcccccaaagaaggaattgggtggactaaagggacagtgcacctctctatctgaagcctagcaagggaggtacgtggatcccactagactttaaaatgaaaagtaagggaggggaggctctactagaggacctgggcagctttagatacagtaccaggcacgtaggaggaatTCCACTTCTAAgctatggaagcagaaattgacttttcctttccagatatagctaatattcagaaagggaatctagcatctgccttccagatttgaacaccctcaaaattcaggagtgctcaagctcaatttgggcagctgttacttcatttcccccaaatcaaatatactgatccactgtaacttgctgtagaaaaagtaggataaaattgagcaagaaatgcttcccagtgatttttaggactggaattgctattttcaacagccattgcttttttttttttttagttttatttgtttaaaaggaagacagtgatcgcattggcaaattccctatagaaagaaagagtggaacaaaagaataataaaggcacctcaacttttcctcatttatgtaggacagtcttataatatgcatccagatatcctccagtcacacaagctgaaaactgtttcactttactgcagttctgtaaccatatgggaaccaatcctgtctgtgttctgtgcacatccaaaattcctgctgaatgacccgccctgggagtgagttaccagtgacccagggctgggatagcaggagggtgcaggttcggggggagagcccagggctggggcagcaaggatcaggaggatcccagggctggggtggggggcagccaaatttttttttgcttggggcggcaaaaaacctagagctggccctgcacacaAGATTTGTGAATGGGAAAAGGCCAATACCCTAAATTTTGGTGCTCTGAAAGTTCTGAAAGCACTTTTTTAGAAACATCCTAGCCCCGAACCTGCACATTGCTGAGCACTGCcaagttccttttttaaaatagctcCATATAAGTGTCCCTTAGCTCCAAACATAAAATATTGTAGAAAATGCAAACTATAGCTTAGCAATGGGCGTGGGGATAAATAACGTTCTGCTTACGCTGGAAAGGGATTTTAGCAATGTGGGATTGCCCACATCCCTTCAGCCAGGAATCCTTTGTAGTCAAAGCACAGTAGGAGGAGAAACTGACCTTATGGGGGTAGAACTAGGGAATCTTGCAACAGGGGTCACCAACAGGAGAAACCACAGCATATTACCCTTATAAAGAAAACCCACAGCACTGTTCACAGAAGAATTGCTAATGCGTCTTTTGCCTAAACTCATTTATCAACAAATGTGATCGCTGCAAGAAGGCAGGAGGCTAAAGCTTGAAAGGAAATGGAGACAACTCCAGGGGTGGCCTTTTCTGAACAGGATTGAGCACGTCTACTGTTGGTCATGTAGGTGAATAGAAGATTTCAGCTGTAGTCTGCATGGCCCCTTTCACGAGATCTACACTTTaaagtgtgtggtgtgtgtggggggggaaataagtGTGAACAGTGTTATAGGAAATACAACTCTTTATTTTTCAAGATTTATGGATTAACACAAATACTGAACTAAATAAGAAAAAAGGTTAGAACTCAGCATTTTAATCGGCAGGCAAACTACAAAAAGATGAGTCTGTATTTGCAATCAGAACATAAACCTACCACTACAGCTCATTTTAATATGTTGTAATAATTTCAGTTTATTCTGTGTGCATAGATGTGAAGTTGctgtttttttaactaaaaatcaTAAAAATTGGATACGTGTGTGTATAACCATGTGCATGTTTTTGTGCACCAAGTGCCCTATCCAATGcccttggaagtcaatggagtatttacattgacttcaataagaacaGGATCCATCCCAAACCACAAAATGTTATAATTGTATTGTGGAAATGTATCTAATGAATAAGGGCTATTTTCACTAAGCTACTATAAAATATTGAGAACACAGTAATAATAATTTGTAAAAGAATATCTTGTCCAACAGCAAAAACCAAATGtaccaaataaaaggaaataatgtATTGTGGAATGAATAAAATTCCCTAAGAGTACAGGGCTTTTTGATGTCCCCACAATATATTTAATAGGTTCTCCTTTGTACTCAGTTGCTCTCTTCTCTCTTTTTCATTATGTGAATGTAGTTCAGTACATCTACAGTCATCTTGTCAGGCAAAGTCAGATACTCCGTTTCAGGAGGAAATTCTGCAATAATTGGTGCATTGTCTGTACTTGAAGACCGAAATGCCTCATCTGCTGTAATTTCCTGCCCTCCAGTGGTATCTGCTTTACTAACATTAGTTAGTAGTTCAGCGCTGTGGACAGAGGAAAGATGATTTATACAGCAACATGCCTGTATTATATCACATTGTACGGCAGCATTTAATTTTTCTCCCCTTCCAGTAGGGCTCTCAGTTTGTGACCCAGCATCACACCTTTCTCTGTGATTAATAGTCTTCCTTTTAAATGATGGGTGTGAAGAGTTGGGCTGAGCAGCCTGGTCTTTATTTTCCTCCTCTGTCGCTTGTAAACTGGGCTCTGCCTGTTGCGTAATGTTGGCTTCGTTCATAGCAACACTAGTGCCAGGAGGGAAAAGCCAACTTTCCTTGCCAAAGCTAGGGTGTGGTCCTTTGCTTGTTGAAGCTGCAATTGGATTGGCACTGTTTACTTGAAAGGAGCTGTCAGAAAGACACTTTTCAGCTAGGTCGTCCTCTTCAGACTGTACAAACAGATTTGTATGAATGCAGTTGTACATAAGTCGCTACCACAACTACTGTAAGTAACGTGAAAAGGCTAGACTTATGATCTTCTTGTTCATGAACAGTTCTGTAAtagaaggaactgagtggaaCTGTATTTCGTTAGATATTATCAAAATTCCCTATGGTCTAATATCCCTTACAGACAATGCAAATTACTGCTTAACTAAGCTATTTTAAAGCTTGGAACTGATTCTTTTTTATATTTCTCACAAGTGATTTTTGCTTGTATTAAGAAAGCTAATAACTAAGGTAATACAGCAAGGTCCTCTGCATTTGGCACGAGATAGCATGGTGGTAGAGCTCTTACAAATAAAAAGCATAAAGATAAAATTCCATTGCTTACCATCTCAGAACTAGTGCAGAAACAACTGTCTGTTTGCTTTGGAGAGTAACTGGGGGACTGACTGCTCAGTGATGATTCAATGTCTACAAAAGGAGCTTAGACTGAGAAAAATtaagttcaaacaaacaaacaaacctctcaTATACTGTATGCACCAGtacaatactttaaaataaaattatttataaaTTGGGTCAATGTTAAGACACTATTTATAGTATTAAGGGTTAGCTAGTTCATTGTGCAGTACATTATAAAGTGCCTATTCTCCTCTCAGAATAGGTGTTGTCTCCTGGTAGAATCCATGGGAATTTTATTCATGCACTAAAGCCCAAATTGTGCCATTAAAGTGCAGCCCTGTGCTGGGCACAGTGTGCAGCTGTACTGTCAGAGGCAAGCTCTATGGGGAGTGTGCCAGCTGCTGTACCTCATTGGGTATCTTGTACCCCAGGAGATGGGGATGTTCCTGGAAACCACAGACTTCATCTGTGCCCTGCTGCTACAGAGGGATAGGTGGGGGTGCAGACTCCTTGTAGACTCCTACCACTACCATGCCcctgtggagctgcaggaaagtctGGCACTAAGAGGGTAAAGAGTCTAGTAAGAGGCTATGGTTGAACTTCCAGTGCAGGGACTAATTCAcgtcaaaacattttacaaatttttTTCAAGCTAATCATGGTCCAAaggaatgagaaaggaagcaaatgAAAAAACTATACCTGGAACCATCACCTTATACTATCAAATGCCAGACATTCATAGGCTTGTGCTGTTGTGTTCATAGTAGCATTGCTAAGCTGTCTagtggaatgttttttttttttttacaattactACTGCTCGCAGAATTAGCTTTTTATGATTTTGGAGATGCCAATAGTAGGAGAAATGAGACAATGAAAAAATTACAGATGATTAATCACTAGGGAGATGCTAACTTTAATCTTTTTAGGTAAAAGCAATTAAAAGTATTTCAGTTGTGCACTAATGTTCCAATTTCTTAATTCACTGTTGGGTGAATCAGACATAGTAGTAGCTCACTAAAAGTGATTACATCCTGTTTTCTTGACTTTAGATGTAGCTGTATTAGTTTTACATGGAGAAAAATCTACTTTAGAACTATGTATACTGACCCTTTTCCATCTTTCCAAGCTTTGAACTCACTTCAAAATCACACTGTTCCTCCTCTGCTGTcagaaccttttttaaaaagggaagttaATACATTTTTCAGTCCAATAGTCATACTTTTCGTCACTGTATTCCTTTTTATAAAATCTCTTTTTCCTGTATCCCATTGGACGAGGATACTAGAAATCTCCATGATGGTTCTGCCAtgcatctagcctgacctcctaaTGTGTCCAGCCTTccctcataagaacataatagCAGCCACATGGCAATTATCTAGTTCTCTTGGGGTTAATATTCGTCCACTTTATAACTTATCACTTCATTCACTGACTAAGAAATATAAATTAGTTGCCAGACCATTTATTGTAGTCGGCACAGGTAGTGCTGCCAATAGTTAAGGTTTCCTGACACTTTCTATTGTAAACCCTTATTGTCAGTTGATTATAACTTGGCCACACTTCAGCCTTTTGGGCTGAAATCTTCCAGCATCAGGAtgaatttttctggaaaatttAAGCTAAAGTGGTTAGGCCATTGCCAAGATGAGAGAAAAAACAtggtttgcccatgttaaaaaatatgCTTACATCCATTTAATTGAGAAGCTCTTGtgtctccatgctttggagcagggaccctTAACATTTGGCATGTttcttgcctttttctttttggtgagtATATCTGAGGAAAGGACGCTGCCTTCCATGTCCTGGGATCATTTTATCTGATGGTGGGCCCCACCTAGTCACATGGCTGAAACATTAGAGGAGTCTGCATGGCCAGCTTTTAATGTAGGGTAACCATacatttccctatgctgaatacaggaCACCTGGGAAAATTGCTCAAATCAAATTCAAGCGAGTTCagtggcaatcaatcagaactatgcagtacaccCCCCACACCacgacatgctataaaaactccagggcccagtgggggaagggggagtttgGGGGTCTGGGCCGGCAGGGGGCTCAAGCTAGCTCCATATGgcgggtccagggagggagtgccGCCTCCACCCCTTGATTCACTTCAGCAGCCCACCCAGCCtgtcttggtggtggtggtggtggggagaggcacAACCAAAAGTTATAACTCAAAAGGTGGGGGgccagctcaaaaagtttgaaaacagctcagggtgctggcagggggtagctcagggtgcagggggaggtaGCTAGGAGCTGAGTGCAGGCacggggtagctcagggtgcagggaaggagtagctaggggctgtgtgccaggAGGGTCCCCCTACGGTCCCTGTTCCCTAAGGGCTCTGTCAGCCATGAAGCCAGGTCCCCAACCCCTGCAGCTCTTACCAGCTGAGTGAAaaaaggggctgggagctgaggagtaGCTTCATCCCCTGCATCAGCaccagcaggagaggagggaacaCCATGGCTGCCTGCTCCGCACTGCGGGGCTTTCCGCCCCCTGGCGACCCCCGTGGGGCTgatggcaggagctgggggcggggggtggagctGTCCCCGGGACTGCCCTGCACTTGCActgcaatttggggggggggggcaacatcCCCGATGCCCCCAACCTTGCCCATGGGCTTAGGGagcttctgccccacagggacCATCGGGAATCCGGGATTCAGCCCCACggctcctgccttcagccccacaggggtGACCAGGGCATGCATTCAGCCACGCAGCTCCCGGCTTCAGCGGGGGAAGGGACAGGGGACACCAGGGATCAGAGCTTcagcccagtgtgtgtgtgtgtgtgtgtgtgcgcgcacgggtgtgtgtgagagagatcacggcttcagccccacggctccagccctgggaaggGGAGTGGGTGTGCTAGGGAATCAGGGCTTCAGCCTCAcagctcctgccttcagccccatgggggtTACCAGGGCTCAGGCATTCAGCGCCTGCAGCTCCAGGcttcagcagggggaggagggatgccagggatcagggcttcagccctggggggggaggggaaattggggcttcagccccacagctcccaccttCAGCCCTGTGGAGGGTGCCGGGGATTGGGGTTTCAGCCCCACGGGGGCACTGGGAGGTCAAGCTCTGGGTCAGCATTGGTGCCCAGTAACCCCCCTGAAAGGACTTGTGGACCCCCCTTGAGAACTCCTGCTTTAGGTTTCacatggggaggggtgacacacacccctaccctcccccctccagggCTGCCTTTCCTCCTACCTGATGTCACCGCTTCCCGCCTCTCCACCTGGCATGAGACCGCCACATGCTCTCACTGACCAGCCACTGCCTGTCCGCACTCACCCGCCTGCCGCAAACGAGATGCAGCTGGGGCTGCGCTGACCAGCAGGGAAGCGGAAAATACCAGAAAATTTGCCccctttttattgttttgtttaaaaaggtgGGACACCTGCAagagggcttaaatacgggactgtgCCATTAAAAACGGGACGGATGGTCACTCTGTTTTAATGGCAAAGCTCCAACCAGCCATAACCAGAGAACTTAAGTTGTAAAATGAATTATGCTGCCACCAAATAATTTCATTGCCAAATATGGAGAAACACCAAGATAGTGACTGTGAAGGGGAGGATCCTACAGTTCCCAGTTCTCACAGAAGCGGTCTATGAGATCTGATTTGGAATTGAAACTAGCCCAGGAATCTACAAGGAACACAACTGAGAGGCTAGCATGCCAGAACCTTTGTAGaagtgtgcggggggggggggggggggggcaaaagtgCCCTTCCctctctgcagctggctgctcCAGTGGTGAGTCAGCTCCCCTATCTTCTGATGCTACAGCAGCTCCTGGTGGGCGAAAAATGTATTTGCAGCACCTCCCCAGCAGAATCTATTATTctgccagggggagggaggcggtTTATAAAGGAGACATgaattttgtgtttatttttgttaaaaagtTGGGGAGCCATGGCCCCCAGCCGCCCTGATTCTGGTGCTGAGAGGTACCAGGGGCCAGGAGCCCCTTTCTGTATCCTTGCATCATATTTTGGATCAAGTGGTGAATGTTAAGAGTTCCATGTAAAGAACAACACAGAGGAAGCCACTGAAGTGCAGAAGTACTTTTGGGCCTACAAAACTCATGAACAATTCTACGTATTTTTGAATGCCATCTACTGGCCCCTTATCtatataatgacaggtttcagagtagcagccgtgttagtctgtatccgcaaaaagaacaggagtacttgtggcaccttagagactaacaaatttatttgagcataagctttcatgggctacagcccacttcttcggatgcatagactggaatatatatatatatatatatatatatatatatatatatatattatatatacacacacacacacatacagagagcatgaaaaggtgggagttgtcttaccaactctgagaggccaattaagtaagagcttggctgtagacaatggatcatgtggtgtgtcctggatggaagctggaggtatgtaggtaagtatagcggtcagtaggtttccggtatagggtggtatttatgatacatctgcatttgctccaatccctcagccagagacaagcacctacaagatctctatcaagcattctaaaaactacaatacccacctgctgaagtgaaaaaacagattgacagagccagacgagtacccagaagtcacctcttacaagacagccccaacaaagaaaataacagaacaccactagctgtcaccttcatcccccaactaaaacctctccagcgcatcatcaaagatctacaacctatcctgaaagatgatccctcactatcacagatcttgggagacagatctgtcctcgcttacagacaactccccaatctgaagcaaatactcaccagcaaccacacatcactgaacaaaaacactaacccaggaacctatccttgcaacaaagcccgatgccaattttgtccacatatctattcaagtgacatcatcataggacctaatcacatcagccataccatcaggggctcgttcacctgcacatttaccaaTATGATAAATGCCATAATGTatgcccctctaccatgtacattggccaaaccggacagtctctacgcaaaagaattaatggacacaaatctgacatcaggaatcataacactcaaaaaccagtaggagaacactttaacctgtctggtcattcaatgacagacctgcagatggcaattttgcaacagaaaagcttcaaaaacagactccaacgagaaactgctgagctggaattgatatgcaaactagacacaatcaacttaggcttgaatagggactgggaatggctgagccattacaaacattgaatctatctccccttgtaagtactctcacacttcttatcaaactgtctgtactggactatcttgattatcacttcaaaagtttttttctcttacttaattggcctctcaaagttggtaagacaactcccaccttttcatgctctctgtatgtgtgtgtttatatatatatgttccattctatgcatccgaagaagtgggctgtagcccacgaaagcttatgctcaaataaatttgttagtctctaaggtgccacaagtactcctgttcttatctaTATAGCTATTCACATATGCACAGCTATAGAGCAGGGAATGGTATGTGGCAACCTCTCACACAGTACCCACCCCTCAAACAGTAGCTGTCTGCTGCTTTCTGGAGGTGCAGCAAAGAATCTGATCCAAAGTATCTGGCACCAACATTTTGTAGTATATAGCACAAAAGTATATTTGTCTCCTTAAGCAAAAGTGAAGTAAAACTGTTTTACCTTTTCAAATCCAAAGACTTGTGAGCACTCACAAGTGAATTGTTCCTGAGGAGTACTGTCACtaaggaataaaaacaaaataaggtcCTAAGGTAAGAGATTCATACTGTGGTTTTCAGCATCTATTTACTCctcaaatgaaaaatattactaCTAATCTTACAGTCCACTTTGattattttcataaaacatagCAATTTGTAAGCTCATGTCACTGCTCTCTAATTACAAAATGCATTCCACTATTACAATTTGTTAAAgttatatgttttttaaaattctcaagATATAATACAAAGAACTTGATTTTATAAACATCATTTCTGTGGAACAGTATGCTATTAAAGATTACTGAAGACAATGCCACTTTGTAAAATGAAAAGATAGCTCCAGAGGAAAGACTGTAACATTGGGTACttgtatcagaggagtagccgtgttcgtctgaatctgtaaaaagtaacagagggtcctgtggcacctttaagactaacagaagtattgggagcataagctttcatgggtaagaacctcacttcttcagatgcaagtaatggaaatactTGGGTACTTGAGCAGCCTTGAGGTAACTGATGGGTCTGCTCAATAATggctattttctttaaaaatacacctctaccctgatataatgcgacccgatataacacgaatttggatataacacggtaaagcagcactccaggcgggcagggctgtgcactccggtggatcaaagcaagttcgatacaacgcagtttcacctataacgcggtaagattttttggctcccgaggacagcgttatatcagggtagaggtgtattgtcacACTGTCTATTTAACTTATTACCTTTAAAGCACTTTGCATTAGTTTGAGTATGTTTGCAGACTTATGGGCTGCAAAGCTAATAATCTTAAAGAAATTTTCATGTTCTTATACTCAGTGGGTGAAACTgtggacccactgaagtcaattggagttttgccactgactgcagTAAAGCCAGGATTTCGCCCATCAAGTCTATCATATACAGATATCACCTTTTAATTTAACAATTGCTTATGAAACTTACTTATTCATTGTTGaataattctgtatttttttctctaCGTTAGTCTTGTGATTGTGGTGATTTGTAAATgctccttaaaaacaaaaattaaaccttgaatttaaaatacaattttgaaTTAAAACAAATGATTCCATAACAATTTTGATCAGAAATTACTATTAAATGACATATTAGCTCACAAGATGATTACCATTATATAATTTCACCTGAAACAAAAATACTGCAGTGCCTAGTTTCATAACATCTTTCTCACTATGACATACAAATCATGTGGCTCACTAAAACAATGCCAAAAAGATGGAAGCATAGTATTTTACTTCCTTGCATCACTTATACTTACCTGTTCTTTCATATTTTGAAGGATTTTCTTGGTTTTCAGAAGATATAATGTAATAATGTCCATCAGGGTATTCTTTCAAGTCGCTTTTATTAGgctgtttattttctttatggCTTGCACTTGAAATATTCTTACTTTTAAAGAAAGTCTGCTCTGGAACAGTGAAAATCCCTTTAAGGCATCTGTCTACAGTATACCTTTCAGTACATTTAGTCATGTTATAAATTTCTCTATTACAAGGGCTACATCTGTTGGATATTTCATTCATATCATCTGGATCTGTAAATAACTGGCTGATACTGGCTTGGTTAACAAAAGGACCACAATATTCCATGGAAGGAATATCATGAATCAGTGGCCTCTCATCTTCAGACAATGCTAGACCATTTTCATCATGAGTGTCGTTTGCTGCTGTTTCTTTCACAATACCAAATAATGGCTCTTTTATTCTGTTGTTGCTTCCGGAATCTTTACTGGTAATTAAAGCTGGAGTATTACCAACAGAGTTTATATATTCTGGActttgagggaaaaaaagagaaaaagcctGCTCAGTTCAAAAGTAAGCAAAACACTAAATGCTTAAACATTAAATTACCAATTTTAAGTTAAGAATCTCAAAAAAACCTCTACTCTTTATGCTCTCCATACTTACTTCTATCAAAAACGTATGTTCTTTTAATGGATAAATTCTCCTGTATTGTAGATGTGGTTTTATAGTAAGGCAAAAAACATAGAACCTAGACCTGCAGCTTTAAAGAGAATTAGAATTCAGCTTCATGCCACCTCTGGACATAACAGGGGACCTTGCACAAAGAGCTGTGAATAACTAAATCAACCACTGtatgtcactgctgctccactCATCTGAATTAGACACTGGACTGTGCACAACATCCAAATGCAAGACAATCTTCTTTAGGGTTTTTAAAAGGTGGTTTGT
Coding sequences within it:
- the C1H12orf40 gene encoding uncharacterized protein C12orf40 homolog → MNWVGGSRSRIILKQERRKQKEFFEKKKLRSKMKLLGVSSPHKSSTVSLDLLNLYVVNQISTKKDTADRVRKPVHVDLNKGLKTPTRRQNIELPMSPQRTSSKIGLDDIQNRIQQQVLENRRKHLTDKMKYQAQLSQVMESTCTDSSLEHLYNLAADCNSYPVSSSVSWSSNYKQSPEQNFRTNLACSPWEVAYEEEKQSKQFLPFSQPGNILSQDPWVSKPQNRQCIFSKSNIAGPLGTLFKKLNSPEYINSVGNTPALITSKDSGSNNRIKEPLFGIVKETAANDTHDENGLALSEDERPLIHDIPSMEYCGPFVNQASISQLFTDPDDMNEISNRCSPCNREIYNMTKCTERYTVDRCLKGIFTVPEQTFFKSKNISSASHKENKQPNKSDLKEYPDGHYYIISSENQENPSKYERTGAFTNHHNHKTNVEKKIQNYSTMNNDSTPQEQFTCECSQVFGFEKVLTAEEEQCDFEVSSKLGKMEKDIESSLSSQSPSYSPKQTDSCFCTSSEMSEEDDLAEKCLSDSSFQVNSANPIAASTSKGPHPSFGKESWLFPPGTSVAMNEANITQQAEPSLQATEEENKDQAAQPNSSHPSFKRKTINHRERCDAGSQTESPTGRGEKLNAAVQCDIIQACCCINHLSSVHSAELLTNVSKADTTGGQEITADEAFRSSSTDNAPIIAEFPPETEYLTLPDKMTVDVLNYIHIMKKREESN